A portion of the Rhodococcus pseudokoreensis genome contains these proteins:
- a CDS encoding acetoacetate decarboxylase family protein, with the protein MTSIEQNTVEVDLGGHAVTVPAGGLFERFRIDTDLDEVARDPRVSGVDFFRTLPKTRVESRIGPTSTPNFYYAMSSARLTMIAPSRAIRNRIPRELAPLEIAPGVGLVSVMFFRYDVCDIDFYTEAAVGVAVRPARHGKLPVADVASALANDHLHSYVLSLPVNTDIAQVRGHHGYGFPKWVTELDVNIDDSRTAARIANADGGVDLAFSAPTPTQKRTRSGEKVSTLTSYTKVDGTWQSTLNQTNVLATGTSMFPRGLDLTVGDGRMADDLRALAPIRTIRFDVSTEAQAALHMPVPFSIRNR; encoded by the coding sequence ATGACTTCAATCGAGCAAAACACCGTCGAGGTCGACCTGGGTGGACACGCCGTTACAGTCCCCGCCGGCGGCCTGTTCGAGCGCTTCCGGATCGACACCGACCTCGACGAGGTGGCGCGCGATCCGCGGGTCAGCGGAGTCGACTTCTTCCGGACACTTCCCAAGACCCGGGTCGAGTCCCGTATCGGGCCCACCTCGACTCCGAACTTCTATTACGCGATGTCGTCGGCGCGTCTGACCATGATCGCTCCCAGCAGAGCGATCCGGAACCGGATCCCGCGCGAGCTCGCCCCGCTGGAGATCGCTCCTGGTGTGGGTCTGGTGTCGGTGATGTTCTTCCGCTACGACGTCTGCGACATCGACTTCTACACCGAGGCAGCGGTGGGGGTCGCGGTGCGCCCCGCCCGTCACGGCAAACTCCCGGTTGCAGACGTGGCCTCCGCGCTGGCGAACGATCACCTCCACTCGTACGTGCTCTCGCTACCGGTGAACACCGACATCGCCCAGGTGCGCGGCCACCACGGCTACGGCTTTCCGAAATGGGTCACCGAGCTGGACGTGAACATCGACGACAGCCGGACCGCCGCCCGCATCGCCAACGCCGACGGCGGCGTCGACCTCGCTTTCTCCGCACCGACACCGACCCAGAAGCGCACCCGCAGCGGCGAAAAGGTGTCCACCCTGACCTCGTACACGAAGGTCGATGGCACCTGGCAGTCCACTCTGAACCAGACCAACGTGCTGGCTACCGGAACGTCGATGTTCCCGCGCGGGCTCGACTTGACCGTCGGCGACGGACGCATGGCCGACGACCTGCGCGCACTCGCGCCGATCCGCACCATCCGGTTCGACGTCAGCACCGAGGCGCAAGCCGCGTTGCACATGCCGGTCCCGTTCTCGATCCGCAACCGGTAA
- a CDS encoding TetR/AcrR family transcriptional regulator, whose protein sequence is MATTIQPYHHGDLHNALVRAAVELLEEDGAAELSLRAAARRAGVSTAAPYRHFSDRDALLSAVAAVGYRDLADRLAAAHPVPTTADDLAAIAIAYVQFALARPGLFRVMFAEPCDPTNPERVAATTAIHEYVKSIVQQAFPTADPDAMADAVWALVHGLAFLHLDGKFSADSVSDRVRAAVHAILGASGSFAAPPDTQP, encoded by the coding sequence ATGGCAACGACGATCCAGCCGTATCACCACGGCGATCTACACAACGCGCTGGTGCGCGCGGCCGTAGAACTCCTCGAAGAGGACGGCGCCGCCGAACTCTCGCTCCGCGCCGCCGCTCGACGCGCCGGCGTGTCCACTGCCGCGCCCTACCGGCATTTCTCCGACCGCGATGCTCTGTTGTCCGCCGTCGCCGCGGTCGGATACCGCGACCTGGCCGACCGGCTGGCCGCCGCGCATCCGGTTCCGACCACCGCCGATGACCTCGCGGCGATCGCCATTGCCTATGTCCAGTTCGCGCTCGCACGGCCCGGGCTGTTCCGCGTGATGTTCGCCGAACCCTGTGACCCCACCAATCCCGAGCGCGTGGCCGCGACAACGGCGATCCATGAATACGTCAAATCTATTGTGCAGCAGGCATTTCCTACTGCAGACCCAGATGCGATGGCAGATGCGGTGTGGGCGCTGGTGCACGGCTTGGCGTTCTTACACCTCGACGGCAAGTTCTCCGCCGACTCCGTTTCGGACCGGGTCCGTGCCGCGGTCCACGCCATCCTCGGGGCATCCGGCTCGTTCGCGGCCCCGCCCGACACACAGCCCTGA
- a CDS encoding TetR/AcrR family transcriptional regulator: protein MAKKLPADERRAQLLEAALAIAAEQGVDALTMRPLAAAAGTSLGIVHYHFHDKDTLLTQLAETQILQVNDAMQLAFGHYTESAGLTGTPALENLLRAGMRGLWPIIESTPNHQLLTYEITAHALRQRSAGNVSAGAIAERQYRTMDAEAVAFLTLCARRANVTWTTPVDQVARFALTCMNGVVLRWLVDRDSDAALIALDNIVQILTTKAS, encoded by the coding sequence ATGGCGAAGAAGCTCCCCGCCGATGAGCGTCGCGCCCAACTTCTCGAGGCGGCGCTGGCAATAGCGGCCGAGCAGGGCGTCGACGCGCTGACCATGCGTCCACTCGCCGCCGCAGCGGGGACTTCCCTCGGGATCGTGCATTATCACTTCCACGACAAAGACACTCTCCTCACTCAGCTTGCCGAAACCCAGATCCTGCAGGTCAACGACGCGATGCAGCTGGCATTCGGGCACTACACCGAATCCGCCGGGCTGACCGGGACCCCTGCCCTCGAGAACCTGCTGCGCGCCGGAATGCGAGGACTGTGGCCGATCATCGAATCCACCCCCAACCATCAACTGCTGACCTATGAGATCACCGCCCACGCGCTCCGCCAACGCAGCGCCGGCAACGTGTCGGCCGGGGCGATCGCCGAGCGGCAGTACCGCACCATGGACGCCGAGGCCGTCGCGTTCCTGACCCTGTGCGCGAGGCGAGCGAACGTCACCTGGACCACTCCGGTCGATCAGGTTGCTCGATTCGCGCTGACGTGCATGAACGGGGTGGTGCTGCGCTGGCTCGTCGACCGGGACAGCGATGCCGCTCTCATCGCCCTCGACAACATCGTGCAGATCCTCACCACCAAAGCCAGCTGA
- a CDS encoding Ig-like domain-containing protein, whose protein sequence is MITFASPTTGPGSVGQGMHVRRRQTRRLRTPMFALGAAASAMVLMATPAAAVAVDTATAVSVQGTVATTCPVTLTAKITPVNAAGTVEFKDGNTVIVPAAVVTNGTATANHTFNATGVHVIGAKFKGTGDFKESTGSTNVTVATGLNLGSICLPIG, encoded by the coding sequence ATGATCACCTTCGCAAGTCCAACTACCGGTCCGGGATCGGTAGGCCAGGGCATGCATGTTCGGCGTCGGCAGACGCGACGGCTCAGGACGCCAATGTTCGCACTCGGCGCCGCGGCCAGCGCGATGGTCCTGATGGCCACCCCTGCCGCAGCGGTTGCTGTCGATACAGCGACGGCGGTGTCCGTGCAGGGTACCGTCGCGACCACCTGTCCGGTCACGCTGACCGCGAAGATAACGCCCGTAAACGCCGCTGGCACGGTGGAGTTCAAGGACGGGAACACGGTAATTGTTCCCGCAGCCGTCGTGACGAACGGCACCGCCACAGCCAACCACACCTTCAATGCGACAGGCGTGCACGTCATCGGCGCCAAATTCAAAGGAACAGGAGACTTCAAAGAGTCGACGGGCAGCACGAACGTCACCGTCGCGACGGGACTCAATCTGGGCTCGATCTGTCTTCCGATAGGTTAA
- a CDS encoding DUF3237 family protein, giving the protein MRCADPSTSARFRAGEIVDPAEYYFRLGFRFEADSDSLCGIEHRLGIGSAVRHPHGVPCDVYLVG; this is encoded by the coding sequence TTGCGCTGCGCGGACCCGAGCACCTCTGCGAGGTTTCGTGCCGGCGAAATAGTCGACCCGGCCGAGTACTACTTTCGACTCGGCTTCCGATTCGAGGCAGACAGTGACTCTCTTTGCGGAATCGAACACCGGTTGGGAATCGGCTCCGCAGTCCGTCATCCGCACGGAGTCCCCTGCGATGTGTATCTGGTGGGGTAA